A part of Synechococcus sp. PCC 6312 genomic DNA contains:
- a CDS encoding DUF6464 family protein → MTSPKLFQCQSCQMNAHSNYLICAIHPTGPGEKQCPDYAPEPGHDREQWQPEGAAYYNGELVLSRRISVNQQLSLLENHPIFTGCCPRCGHTYGDRDYSAIVHWDCSVCGWMDDSI, encoded by the coding sequence ATGACTTCTCCTAAACTCTTCCAGTGTCAGTCCTGTCAGATGAATGCCCACAGTAATTACCTAATCTGTGCCATTCATCCAACGGGGCCTGGTGAGAAGCAATGCCCTGACTATGCCCCAGAACCCGGCCATGACAGGGAGCAATGGCAACCTGAAGGAGCTGCCTATTACAACGGTGAATTAGTATTGAGTCGCCGTATTTCAGTCAACCAACAACTTTCTTTACTGGAGAACCACCCAATCTTTACGGGATGTTGCCCGAGATGTGGACATACCTACGGCGATAGGGATTATTCAGCCATCGTGCATTGGGATTGCTCAGTGTGTGGGTGGATGGATGACAGTATTTAG
- a CDS encoding site-specific integrase, whose amino-acid sequence MKQDRHGQAKVLSATEIEALFLALESARDKALFGVCLYTGCRISESCSLLTEDVYHRPGALLPTLTIRKASTKGKVATRQIPIHPQLQAYLLNYVPGPVYLFPGRHRHHGSLNPCSADAILREAIQRAGLVGVSTHSFRRTALTRLSESGVPLRVIQEISGHRSLAVLQRYLEVGPGQVETAISALQF is encoded by the coding sequence ATGAAACAAGACCGTCATGGCCAGGCCAAGGTATTGAGTGCCACTGAGATTGAAGCGTTGTTTTTGGCCTTGGAGTCGGCGCGGGATAAAGCACTTTTTGGGGTCTGTCTCTACACAGGTTGTCGGATTAGTGAGTCCTGTTCATTGCTGACGGAGGATGTTTATCACAGGCCTGGGGCATTGCTACCCACGTTAACGATTCGCAAGGCCAGCACTAAGGGGAAGGTCGCAACTAGACAAATCCCGATCCATCCCCAGCTGCAGGCCTATTTGTTGAACTATGTCCCAGGCCCCGTTTACCTATTCCCCGGCCGTCATCGACACCATGGATCTCTCAATCCCTGCAGTGCGGATGCCATTTTGAGAGAGGCTATCCAACGGGCGGGCCTGGTGGGAGTCTCTACCCACAGCTTCAGGAGAACGGCATTGACTCGGTTATCAGAGAGTGGTGTGCCATTGCGAGTGATTCAGGAAATTAGTGGCCACCGTTCCCTAGCGGTGCTTCAGAGATATTTAGAGGTTGGGCCGGGGCAAGTGGAAACGGCTATCTCAGCCCTACAGTTCTAA
- a CDS encoding DUF6429 family protein: MPQDKSSISEEERLLQSLYLILLYISGGDEHNEYLATPYPESPNSSNWHSKETFVHLNSWIGLDFEILDQLEEEGFLEQPQKGGRKPRSYIQLNKNGMKRAREILKEINLTGAEEALLAREHHEDYINHKTHIDLVPEEYDIDSDNDEIKN, translated from the coding sequence ATGCCACAAGATAAATCCTCGATCTCTGAAGAAGAAAGGCTTCTGCAATCGCTCTATCTTATTCTGCTGTATATCAGTGGAGGAGACGAACATAATGAATATCTTGCGACCCCTTATCCAGAAAGTCCTAATAGTAGTAATTGGCATTCAAAGGAAACCTTTGTCCATCTAAATTCCTGGATTGGACTAGATTTTGAAATTTTAGATCAATTAGAAGAAGAAGGATTCTTAGAGCAACCTCAAAAGGGAGGAAGAAAGCCGCGTTCTTACATTCAACTTAATAAAAATGGAATGAAACGCGCTCGTGAAATACTCAAGGAAATTAATTTAACTGGCGCAGAAGAAGCGTTGTTAGCTAGGGAGCACCATGAAGACTATATCAATCACAAAACCCATATTGATTTAGTACCTGAGGAATATGATATTGACTCTGATAATGATGAGATAAAAAATTGA
- a CDS encoding BrnT family toxin — translation MPPVKFEWDEAKAQSNLFKHGLSFEDATAVFFQEDAIDVSDNRYGEQRWQRFLYQSGELICIVWTWRGEVVRIISVRRANQRERNKFSQIHG, via the coding sequence ATGCCCCCGGTCAAGTTTGAGTGGGATGAAGCCAAAGCCCAGAGCAATTTATTCAAGCATGGACTATCCTTTGAGGATGCCACTGCTGTTTTCTTTCAGGAGGATGCGATTGATGTCTCCGACAACCGATATGGCGAACAACGCTGGCAGCGATTCCTCTACCAAAGTGGGGAGCTTATCTGCATCGTCTGGACATGGCGTGGTGAAGTCGTCCGAATCATTTCTGTCCGTAGAGCGAATCAACGAGAACGGAACAAATTTAGTCAGATTCACGGTTAA
- a CDS encoding YgiT-type zinc finger protein: MECLYCKGQMKRGVAPFSIDYHGCHVSWDAIPAWVCEQCGEPLFEAAEVDKIQAALAALDTVTHDVENVPPSPITA; this comes from the coding sequence ATGGAGTGCTTGTACTGTAAAGGACAAATGAAACGAGGAGTCGCTCCATTTAGCATTGATTATCACGGGTGTCATGTGTCCTGGGATGCTATTCCGGCCTGGGTATGCGAACAATGTGGTGAACCTTTGTTTGAAGCAGCCGAAGTAGATAAAATTCAGGCGGCCCTAGCAGCATTAGATACCGTCACTCATGACGTGGAAAACGTACCTCCTAGCCCAATCACAGCTTAA